A genomic stretch from Rhodobacterales bacterium HKCCA1288 includes:
- a CDS encoding glycosyltransferase family 1 protein, whose amino-acid sequence MPKRVLIISDAWGGQINGVVRTYQNIIAALEARNVDVRVIGPEDFRRIALPFYKEIELAILPARPLRRLIEDYAPDAIHIAVEGPLGWAAWRYCTARGIPFTTAFHTDFARYIALRVPKFLSSFAERSVMAVLRKFHNASTCVFVATARIEQQLRDSGFTAPMVRLLRGVDYDLFYPAPLPKRAELPRLLYVGRVSKEKNIEAFLNLPIAAEKIVVGDGPLLPHLRKAYGSVRFTGSLTGRALADAYRDADVFVFPSRTDTFGIVLIEALASGLPIAAFDEPGPSDIMGHDPTLGAISDTDLADAVRRALAAKGSPQERHEKTKARYSWPEVADVFHKNLVCESHG is encoded by the coding sequence AATGTGGATGTTCGGGTCATTGGCCCAGAAGATTTTCGGCGGATCGCGCTGCCGTTTTACAAAGAGATTGAACTGGCAATCTTACCCGCGCGCCCTTTGCGCCGATTGATTGAAGACTATGCGCCAGATGCAATCCATATCGCGGTTGAAGGCCCACTGGGTTGGGCAGCTTGGCGCTATTGCACAGCGCGCGGCATTCCATTCACCACGGCCTTCCACACCGATTTTGCCCGATATATTGCGCTGCGCGTTCCCAAATTTTTGAGCAGTTTCGCTGAGCGGAGTGTCATGGCCGTTTTGCGCAAATTTCACAATGCCTCGACCTGCGTATTTGTTGCGACTGCGCGGATTGAGCAGCAGTTGCGAGATAGCGGGTTTACCGCGCCGATGGTGCGGCTGTTGCGTGGTGTGGATTATGATCTGTTCTATCCCGCCCCCCTTCCAAAGCGCGCCGAGCTTCCAAGGCTTCTCTATGTGGGGCGCGTATCGAAAGAGAAGAATATCGAAGCTTTCCTCAATCTTCCCATTGCAGCGGAAAAAATCGTTGTGGGAGATGGCCCGCTTTTGCCACATCTCCGCAAAGCCTATGGCAGCGTGCGGTTTACAGGCAGCTTAACAGGGCGCGCTTTGGCCGATGCCTATCGGGATGCGGATGTTTTCGTATTTCCTTCGCGCACTGACACGTTTGGAATTGTTTTGATTGAGGCTTTGGCCTCAGGCCTGCCAATTGCGGCTTTTGATGAACCAGGCCCATCGGACATTATGGGTCACGATCCGACCCTTGGGGCGATCAGTGACACTGATCTTGCGGATGCTGTGCGCCGCGCTCTTGCTGCCAAAGGTAGCCCGCAAGAACGGCATGAAAAAACCAAGGCGCGCTATTCATGGCCCGAAGTGGCCGATGTGTTCCACAAGAACCTTGTCTGCGAGAGCCATGGCTGA